In Arthrobacter citreus, a single genomic region encodes these proteins:
- a CDS encoding thioredoxin family protein produces the protein MQQWTKTDLMQRIQSKETTVIYIYTAMCGTCQVASKMLEIVNEILPNLPMSKVNINEIVEEAQSWKIESVPCLLIFENGEMKQKIYAFQSVPYLHELLKKYNLYIKR, from the coding sequence ATGCAGCAATGGACAAAGACAGATTTAATGCAAAGAATACAGTCAAAAGAGACTACCGTGATATATATATATACCGCAATGTGTGGTACATGCCAAGTAGCATCAAAAATGCTAGAAATTGTTAACGAGATTCTGCCAAATTTACCAATGAGTAAGGTAAATATTAATGAAATTGTGGAGGAAGCTCAAAGCTGGAAGATCGAAAGTGTACCTTGTTTACTTATTTTTGAAAATGGGGAAATGAAACAAAAAATCTACGCTTTCCAATCTGTTCCATATTTACATGAACTGTTAAAAAAATATAATTTATATATTAAACGATGA
- the gcvH gene encoding glycine cleavage system protein GcvH: MSIPNELRYSEEHEWVKVEGNKYYIGITHFAQSELGDIVFVELPEVGDDLTINEPFGSVESVKTVSELYAPISGKVIEVNADLDENPEFVNESPYEKAWMVVVEATNASELDELMTAGQYEEMINQD; encoded by the coding sequence ATGTCAATTCCAAATGAACTACGTTATTCAGAAGAACATGAGTGGGTAAAAGTTGAAGGTAATAAATACTATATCGGTATTACTCATTTTGCTCAATCAGAGCTTGGAGATATCGTATTTGTTGAGCTACCAGAAGTAGGAGATGATCTTACTATCAATGAGCCATTCGGTAGCGTTGAGTCTGTAAAAACAGTATCTGAACTTTATGCTCCAATCAGCGGTAAAGTAATTGAAGTAAATGCTGATTTAGATGAAAATCCTGAATTCGTAAACGAATCTCCTTACGAAAAAGCATGGATGGTAGTGGTTGAAGCTACAAACGCTTCTGAACTTGATGAGTTAATGACTGCTGGTCAATATGAAGAAATGATTAACCAAGACTAA
- a CDS encoding arsenate reductase family protein, translating to MSIIFYTYPKCGTCRKAASWLKEHNITVEAIDITLNPPSKELLADIYKASGLSINKLFNTSGVKYRELGLKDVIPTKTEDELLELLSSDGKLIKRPIVFNGDQATVGFNEEVFEKVWL from the coding sequence ATGAGTATCATTTTTTATACATATCCAAAATGTGGAACTTGTCGAAAAGCTGCTTCATGGCTTAAAGAGCATAATATTACAGTAGAAGCAATTGATATTACATTAAATCCACCTTCAAAGGAGTTACTTGCTGATATTTATAAAGCAAGTGGACTTTCTATAAATAAATTATTTAATACAAGTGGCGTTAAATATCGTGAGCTTGGATTGAAGGATGTTATTCCAACAAAAACTGAGGACGAGCTATTAGAGCTATTAAGTTCAGATGGTAAATTAATTAAAAGACCTATAGTTTTTAATGGAGATCAAGCAACAGTTGGTTTTAATGAGGAAGTATTTGAAAAAGTTTGGTTATAA
- a CDS encoding acyl-CoA dehydrogenase — MEKTIGDLLKGGSFLTNEVTFDKVFTPEDFSDEHKLIAKTTEEFVINEVLPELEYLEQHEFDRTVRLLKQAGELGLLAADVPEEYGGIALDKISSALITEKISRAGGFSLSQGAHVGIGTLPIVLFGNHDQKQKYLPGLASGEKFAAYALTEPGSGSDALGAKTVAKLNAEGTHYILNGEKQWITNSAFADVFVVYAKIDGEHFSAFIVEREFEGVSTGPEEKKMGIKSSSTRTLILEDVKVPVENLLGEIGKGHVIAFNILNIGRYKLAVGTVGGSKRALELSAIYANQRQQFKTPIAKFSLIQEKLASMATKIYASESSAYRTVGLFEDRFSQLTEEQAKDPKAVAAAVAEYAIECSLNKFFCSEVLDYVADEGVQIHGGYGFMAEYEIERIYRDSRINRIFEGTNEINRLIVPSTFLRKAMKGELPLLQQAQQIQEELMMLMPSEVGDAPLEQEKYLVRNAKKIAIMIAGLAVQKFGKALSNEQEILVNIADIVSNVYAMESTVLRTEKAINKIGLEKSKQKLLYTQVFCQEAFNEIEAHAKETLVAVESGDTLRMMTSALRKFTRHTPINVIAKKREIAADVLADERYTV, encoded by the coding sequence ATGGAAAAAACAATTGGTGATTTACTTAAAGGCGGAAGCTTCTTAACGAATGAAGTGACATTTGATAAAGTATTTACTCCAGAGGATTTTTCAGATGAGCATAAATTAATTGCGAAAACAACTGAAGAGTTTGTCATTAATGAAGTATTACCTGAGTTAGAGTATTTAGAGCAACATGAATTTGACCGTACAGTAAGATTGTTAAAACAAGCAGGTGAGCTTGGACTATTAGCTGCGGATGTACCTGAAGAGTATGGTGGAATTGCATTAGACAAAATTAGCTCTGCATTAATAACTGAAAAAATTTCCCGCGCTGGCGGCTTCTCACTTTCTCAAGGAGCTCACGTTGGAATTGGAACACTTCCTATCGTATTATTTGGAAATCATGATCAAAAGCAAAAATATTTACCTGGATTAGCATCAGGCGAAAAATTTGCAGCTTACGCATTAACTGAACCAGGTTCAGGGTCAGACGCATTAGGAGCTAAGACTGTTGCTAAATTAAATGCTGAAGGAACTCATTATATTTTAAATGGTGAAAAACAATGGATTACAAACTCAGCTTTTGCTGATGTATTTGTTGTTTATGCAAAAATTGATGGAGAGCACTTCTCAGCATTTATTGTTGAAAGAGAATTTGAAGGAGTTTCAACTGGCCCAGAAGAAAAGAAAATGGGTATTAAATCTTCTTCTACTCGCACATTGATATTAGAGGATGTAAAAGTTCCTGTAGAAAACCTTTTAGGTGAAATTGGAAAAGGTCACGTTATTGCATTTAATATTTTAAATATTGGTCGCTATAAATTGGCTGTAGGTACAGTTGGTGGTTCAAAACGTGCTTTAGAATTATCAGCAATCTATGCGAATCAACGTCAACAATTCAAAACGCCAATTGCTAAATTTAGTTTAATTCAAGAAAAATTAGCAAGTATGGCTACAAAAATTTATGCGAGTGAAAGCTCAGCATATCGTACTGTAGGACTTTTTGAAGACCGCTTCAGTCAATTAACAGAGGAGCAAGCAAAAGATCCTAAAGCAGTTGCAGCAGCTGTGGCTGAGTACGCTATTGAATGTTCATTAAACAAATTCTTCTGTTCAGAAGTATTAGACTATGTAGCTGACGAAGGTGTACAAATCCATGGTGGATATGGTTTCATGGCTGAATACGAAATTGAGAGAATTTACCGTGATTCACGTATTAATCGAATTTTTGAAGGTACAAATGAAATTAATCGTTTAATTGTACCAAGCACATTCCTTCGAAAAGCAATGAAGGGAGAACTGCCATTACTTCAACAAGCACAACAAATTCAAGAAGAATTAATGATGTTAATGCCATCAGAAGTTGGGGATGCGCCGTTAGAGCAAGAAAAATATCTAGTACGTAATGCAAAGAAAATTGCAATTATGATTGCTGGTCTAGCAGTTCAAAAATTCGGTAAAGCATTAAGTAATGAACAGGAAATTCTAGTCAATATTGCGGATATCGTAAGCAATGTATACGCAATGGAATCGACAGTTCTGCGTACTGAAAAAGCAATTAATAAAATAGGTCTTGAAAAATCAAAACAAAAATTACTTTATACTCAAGTATTCTGCCAAGAAGCATTTAACGAAATCGAAGCACATGCTAAAGAAACACTTGTAGCTGTTGAGTCTGGAGATACTTTACGAATGATGACTTCAGCACTTCGTAAGTTTACACGCCACACGCCAATTAATGTAATTGCGAAGAAACGTGAAATTGCAGCTGATGTTTTAGCTGATGAGCGTTATACTGTATAA
- a CDS encoding acetyl-CoA C-acetyltransferase, which produces MREAVIVAGARTPVGKSKKGSLATVRPDDLGALVVKETLKRAGNYDGPIDDIIFGCSSPEAEQGFNMARNIGALAGLSHSVPGITVNRYCSSGLQSIAFASERIMLGHSEAIIAGGAESMSLLPMGGHVARLNSRLVENAPEYYMGMGHTAEQVANRYGISREDQDAFAVRSHQRAAAAIKEGRFVDEIVPVDVTLRSVNSNHKLEEKHFTFSQDEGVREGTSSEVLAKLRPAFNVRGSVTAGNSSQTSDGAAAVLVMDREKAEAEGLSPLLKFRSFAVAGVAPEVMGIGPVEAIPKALKLAGLSISDIGLFELNEAFASQSIQIIRHLGLDENRVNVNGGAIALGHPLGCTGTKLTLSLLHEMKRRGEQFGIVTMCVGGGMGAAGVFELI; this is translated from the coding sequence ATGAGAGAAGCTGTTATTGTTGCGGGTGCAAGAACACCTGTAGGTAAATCGAAAAAAGGATCACTAGCAACGGTTCGTCCAGATGATCTAGGGGCATTAGTTGTAAAGGAAACATTAAAACGTGCAGGAAATTATGATGGTCCAATCGACGATATTATTTTTGGTTGCTCTTCACCAGAGGCTGAGCAAGGATTTAATATGGCACGAAACATTGGTGCATTAGCGGGATTATCACATTCAGTGCCTGGAATTACAGTTAACCGTTATTGTTCTTCAGGCCTACAAAGTATTGCTTTTGCTAGTGAACGTATTATGTTAGGTCACTCTGAGGCTATTATTGCAGGCGGAGCAGAATCAATGAGTTTACTTCCAATGGGAGGGCATGTTGCTCGTTTAAATAGTAGATTAGTAGAAAATGCACCTGAATATTATATGGGAATGGGCCATACTGCAGAGCAAGTTGCAAATCGATATGGTATTTCGAGAGAAGATCAAGATGCTTTTGCAGTACGCAGTCATCAGCGTGCGGCAGCTGCTATTAAAGAAGGCCGTTTTGTTGACGAAATTGTTCCAGTTGATGTAACTCTTCGTTCGGTAAACTCGAATCATAAATTAGAAGAAAAGCATTTCACTTTCTCTCAAGACGAAGGTGTTCGAGAAGGGACTTCTTCTGAAGTATTAGCTAAATTAAGACCGGCATTTAATGTGAGAGGTTCTGTGACAGCAGGAAATTCTTCACAAACAAGTGATGGTGCAGCAGCAGTATTAGTAATGGACCGTGAAAAAGCGGAGGCTGAAGGGTTAAGCCCACTATTAAAATTCCGATCTTTTGCAGTAGCTGGAGTAGCTCCTGAAGTTATGGGAATTGGGCCAGTTGAAGCAATTCCAAAAGCGTTAAAATTAGCAGGATTAAGCATATCTGATATCGGCTTATTTGAACTTAACGAAGCATTTGCTTCTCAATCAATTCAAATTATACGTCATTTAGGACTTGATGAGAACCGAGTAAACGTAAATGGAGGAGCTATTGCTTTAGGTCATCCACTTGGCTGTACGGGTACTAAATTAACTTTATCATTATTACATGAGATGAAGCGTCGTGGTGAGCAGTTCGGTATTGTTACGATGTGTGTAGGTGGCGGAATGGGTGCTGCTGGAGTATTTGAATTAATTTAA
- a CDS encoding 3-hydroxyacyl-CoA dehydrogenase: MIQRIKKAAVLGSGVMGSGIAAHLANIGIPTLLLDIVPRELSEEDVAKGLTTDSIEFRNRFSQTAIQKLLKQKPAPLASKKNLSLIQAGNFEDDMSRLNEVDWIIEVVVENLAIKKQVLAKVDAFRKPGSIVSSNTSGISIEAMSEDCSDDFKKHFLGTHFFNPPRYLKLLEVIPTKHTSEEVLTFMKAFGEDVLGKGVVLAKDTPNFIGNRIGTYGLLVTVQEMLKGGYSVGEVDSITGPMIGRPSSATFRTLDVVGLDTFIHVANNVYDLVEGEEKEVFKVPEFMKEMANRKWLGSKSGQGFFLKQGKEILELDPSTFEYGERKNLRTASTESIKQVKGLANKLKALVYADDRAGNFLWSIISPVLVYSAELSGEISDNIVGIDQAMKWGFGWDLGPFEIWDAIGVSKSVVRMESEGLTVPNWVKSMIDYGNETFYKQDNGVTSFYHNEKYEELVRNDKEVKLSVLKEQGRIIKQNSGASLIDLGDGVACLEFHTKSNAIGMDITQMVNFAVDEVSKNYKGLVIGNQSKNFCVGANLAMILMEAQDDNYFEIEMVVKAFQQAMMKIKYSDKPVVVAPYGMSLGGGAEICLPAASVVASAETYMGLVEVGVGLIPGGGGSKELYIKQLKEFPEGVQFDLQGIANRVFETVAMAKVSTSAQEAFENGFLNHNDRKVFNADHLIYEAKQRVLDLYEGGYSAPIREKVPVVGESGYATLLAGANSMYYSGYISEHDLTIAKKLAYVIAGGKVPFGTLVDEEYLLNIEREAFISLISEMKSQARMQHMLVKGKPLRN, from the coding sequence ATGATCCAAAGAATTAAAAAAGCCGCTGTACTCGGCTCTGGTGTGATGGGATCTGGTATCGCTGCACACTTGGCAAATATAGGAATTCCAACATTACTACTTGATATTGTACCAAGAGAATTATCTGAGGAAGACGTTGCAAAAGGTCTTACTACAGATTCCATAGAATTCCGTAATCGATTTAGTCAAACGGCTATTCAGAAATTATTGAAACAAAAGCCAGCTCCTCTTGCATCAAAGAAAAACTTATCATTAATTCAAGCGGGTAACTTTGAAGACGATATGAGTCGTTTAAATGAAGTTGACTGGATTATTGAAGTAGTTGTTGAAAATTTAGCAATTAAAAAACAAGTATTGGCTAAGGTAGATGCATTTCGCAAACCTGGTTCAATCGTAAGTTCAAACACATCTGGTATTTCCATTGAAGCAATGTCTGAAGACTGTTCAGATGACTTCAAAAAACATTTCTTAGGCACTCACTTTTTTAACCCACCACGTTATTTAAAATTATTAGAAGTTATTCCTACTAAACATACATCTGAAGAAGTACTTACATTTATGAAAGCTTTTGGAGAAGACGTCTTAGGGAAAGGCGTTGTATTAGCAAAAGATACTCCTAACTTTATTGGAAACCGAATCGGAACATATGGATTACTTGTAACTGTACAAGAAATGCTAAAAGGCGGATACAGTGTTGGAGAAGTTGACTCTATTACTGGTCCAATGATTGGGCGTCCTTCTAGTGCAACATTCCGTACATTGGATGTAGTTGGATTAGATACATTCATCCACGTTGCAAATAATGTATATGACCTTGTAGAAGGCGAAGAGAAGGAAGTATTTAAAGTTCCAGAATTTATGAAAGAAATGGCTAATCGTAAATGGCTTGGAAGCAAGTCTGGGCAAGGGTTTTTCTTAAAGCAAGGTAAAGAGATTTTAGAATTAGATCCAAGCACATTTGAATATGGGGAAAGAAAAAACTTGCGTACGGCATCAACTGAAAGTATTAAACAAGTTAAGGGCTTAGCCAATAAATTGAAAGCGCTTGTATATGCTGATGATCGTGCAGGTAATTTCTTATGGAGCATCATTAGCCCGGTGTTAGTATACTCTGCTGAATTGTCTGGTGAAATTTCTGATAACATCGTCGGAATTGACCAAGCAATGAAATGGGGATTTGGTTGGGACTTAGGACCGTTTGAAATTTGGGATGCAATTGGTGTATCTAAATCAGTTGTTCGAATGGAGAGCGAAGGTTTAACTGTCCCAAATTGGGTTAAGAGTATGATCGATTATGGCAACGAAACTTTCTACAAGCAAGACAACGGAGTTACTAGCTTCTATCACAATGAAAAGTATGAAGAACTAGTAAGAAATGATAAAGAAGTTAAGTTAAGCGTCTTAAAGGAGCAAGGTCGAATTATTAAACAAAATTCTGGAGCAAGTTTAATTGACCTTGGAGATGGAGTTGCTTGTTTAGAATTTCATACGAAGAGCAATGCAATTGGTATGGATATTACGCAAATGGTTAACTTCGCAGTTGATGAGGTTTCCAAAAATTATAAAGGTCTAGTGATTGGTAACCAATCTAAGAATTTCTGCGTTGGTGCTAATTTAGCCATGATCTTAATGGAAGCACAAGATGACAACTACTTTGAAATTGAAATGGTTGTGAAAGCATTCCAACAGGCAATGATGAAAATTAAATACTCTGATAAGCCTGTAGTAGTTGCTCCTTATGGAATGTCATTAGGCGGCGGTGCTGAAATTTGTTTACCAGCTGCTAGTGTAGTAGCATCAGCTGAAACTTATATGGGGTTAGTAGAAGTTGGAGTAGGCTTAATCCCAGGCGGTGGCGGTAGTAAAGAGCTTTATATTAAACAATTAAAAGAGTTCCCAGAAGGAGTTCAATTTGACCTACAAGGTATTGCTAATCGAGTATTTGAGACGGTTGCAATGGCAAAAGTTTCTACTTCTGCTCAAGAAGCATTTGAAAATGGTTTCTTAAACCATAATGACCGTAAAGTATTTAATGCGGATCATTTAATTTATGAAGCAAAGCAACGTGTACTTGATTTATATGAAGGTGGATATAGTGCACCAATTCGCGAAAAAGTACCTGTAGTTGGTGAATCTGGTTATGCTACTTTATTAGCTGGTGCAAATTCTATGTATTACTCTGGCTATATAAGTGAGCATGATTTAACAATTGCTAAAAAACTAGCGTACGTAATTGCAGGTGGTAAAGTACCATTTGGAACGCTTGTAGATGAAGAGTATTTATTAAATATAGAGCGTGAAGCATTTATAAGTTTAATTTCTGAAATGAAATCTCAAGCACGTATGCAACATATGCTTGTTAAAGGAAAACCGTTACGTAATTAA
- a CDS encoding YuzL family protein — protein MKRERNPSKGGVSAASVQGNASHGDQGQEKGRQSNNQQYGKKNMGQ, from the coding sequence ATGAAACGTGAAAGAAACCCATCAAAGGGTGGAGTTAGTGCAGCAAGTGTTCAAGGTAATGCGAGTCATGGAGATCAAGGACAAGAAAAAGGAAGACAAAGTAACAACCAACAGTACGGTAAAAAAAACATGGGGCAGTAA
- a CDS encoding proline dehydrogenase: protein MEQVMKNAFLFMSKNKFLTKMAKKYGLRFGAGRFVAGETIDLATKVIKDLNKKNLKVTIDYLGEFVDTVEEANEMATHCIEAIEAIGKEKLNSQCSLKMTSMGLDISDELVLANMRRILEAAKKNGVFVTIDMEDFSRCEKTIRIFKQLKSEYDNIGTVIQAYLYRTESDITDLNSLNPNLRLVKGAYKEPAEVAFPEKKDVDENFKKIIKMHLLNGNFTAIASHDEAMIEYTKQLVKEHNIPNDQFEFQMLYGIRTERQLELVKEGYNMRVYVPYGTDWYGYFMRRLAERPANVAFVLKGMFSK from the coding sequence ATGGAACAAGTTATGAAGAATGCTTTTTTATTTATGTCTAAAAATAAGTTTTTAACTAAAATGGCTAAAAAATATGGCCTAAGATTTGGTGCAGGGCGTTTTGTTGCAGGCGAAACAATCGATTTAGCTACAAAAGTTATTAAGGACTTAAATAAAAAGAATTTAAAAGTAACAATTGATTATCTTGGAGAATTCGTAGACACTGTTGAGGAAGCAAATGAAATGGCTACTCATTGTATTGAAGCAATTGAAGCGATTGGTAAAGAGAAATTAAATTCTCAATGCTCGTTAAAAATGACTTCGATGGGTCTTGATATTTCGGACGAGCTAGTATTAGCGAATATGCGTCGTATTTTAGAGGCAGCTAAAAAGAATGGCGTATTTGTTACAATCGATATGGAAGATTTCTCTCGTTGTGAAAAAACGATTCGTATCTTTAAACAATTAAAATCTGAGTACGATAATATCGGAACAGTTATTCAAGCTTATTTATACAGAACTGAAAGCGACATTACAGATCTAAACAGTTTAAACCCAAATTTACGTTTAGTAAAAGGGGCTTATAAAGAGCCTGCTGAAGTAGCATTCCCAGAGAAAAAAGATGTGGATGAAAACTTCAAAAAAATCATTAAAATGCACTTATTAAACGGTAACTTTACTGCAATTGCTTCTCACGATGAAGCAATGATTGAGTACACAAAACAATTAGTAAAAGAGCATAATATTCCAAATGATCAATTTGAGTTCCAAATGTTATACGGAATTCGTACAGAGCGTCAATTAGAGCTTGTTAAAGAAGGATATAACATGCGAGTTTATGTTCCTTATGGTACTGACTGGTATGGATACTTCATGCGTCGCTTAGCAGAACGTCCTGCAAACGTAGCATTCGTATTAAAAGGTATGTTCAGTAAATAA
- a CDS encoding DUF2573 family protein: MENEFEEKFDALLRDFTQLRLGDWSEEEQEKMEKMMMYEYISKSMPNLASQWNGEYSQALLKRYTELLLGDWSEEMQAKVAKWIKYTYISKLKPNLLRHWNAKYPQAKQEVVNLIREIKALNDQVVANRNKS, translated from the coding sequence ATGGAAAATGAGTTTGAAGAAAAATTTGATGCATTACTAAGAGATTTTACGCAATTAAGATTAGGGGACTGGTCAGAGGAAGAGCAAGAAAAAATGGAAAAAATGATGATGTACGAGTATATCTCAAAATCAATGCCCAATTTAGCCAGCCAATGGAATGGTGAGTATTCCCAAGCATTACTAAAAAGGTATACCGAATTATTATTAGGTGACTGGTCAGAGGAAATGCAAGCAAAAGTGGCAAAATGGATTAAGTACACATATATCTCAAAATTAAAGCCCAATTTATTAAGACACTGGAATGCTAAGTATCCTCAAGCGAAACAAGAAGTTGTTAATTTAATTAGAGAAATTAAAGCATTAAATGATCAAGTAGTGGCTAATAGAAATAAATCTTAA
- a CDS encoding formate/nitrite transporter family protein, producing the protein MERDSIQYCIDLALKKKKILDQSLIKYLTRAALASIYISFILIVCLKLAELFRLQDSPFSSIAYPFVFATALIMIIYGGGELFTSNTMYFTFSTLAKKTTKLDLVKNWIACYSGNIIGALIFAFIYYLTGLAKDFPADHFLNGVVDHKIHASFFHLFFKGVLCNWLVCLACFLPTRFKDDLAKMLLIFLLVFAFFFSGYEHSIANIAVFVLSYILPHEVTFTFGDVLHNLIPVTFGNIIGGSVGVGMAYYFLNNEKKSEVKELKRAS; encoded by the coding sequence TTGGAACGAGATAGTATCCAATATTGTATCGATTTAGCTCTTAAAAAAAAGAAAATATTAGATCAAAGCTTAATTAAATATTTAACTCGTGCTGCATTAGCCTCAATTTATATAAGCTTTATTTTGATTGTCTGTTTAAAATTAGCTGAATTATTTAGATTACAGGATTCGCCATTTTCATCTATAGCATATCCATTCGTTTTCGCTACAGCATTAATTATGATTATTTACGGTGGTGGGGAATTATTTACTAGTAATACAATGTATTTTACTTTCTCAACATTAGCTAAAAAAACGACTAAACTTGATTTAGTAAAAAACTGGATTGCATGTTATTCAGGCAATATTATTGGTGCGCTTATTTTTGCATTTATTTATTATTTAACTGGTTTAGCCAAAGATTTTCCTGCTGATCATTTTTTAAATGGTGTAGTCGACCATAAAATTCATGCATCATTTTTCCACTTATTTTTTAAAGGTGTTTTATGTAACTGGCTTGTTTGTCTTGCTTGTTTCTTACCAACTAGATTTAAAGATGATCTTGCTAAAATGTTACTGATCTTCTTATTAGTATTTGCTTTCTTCTTCTCTGGTTATGAACATAGTATCGCAAATATTGCTGTCTTTGTATTATCATATATTTTACCACATGAAGTGACGTTTACTTTTGGTGATGTTTTGCATAATTTAATCCCAGTTACATTCGGTAATATAATAGGTGGTTCTGTAGGTGTCGGAATGGCTTATTACTTCTTAAACAATGAAAAAAAATCAGAAGTAAAAGAATTAAAACGTGCTTCATAA
- a CDS encoding lipase: MKYNKFVRFIMFISLLCFFLLAYGFAKGAYTVLNPQKGKLIASNNTQKKKDDDNVHKSDQLKIVALGDSLTRGVGDDEGTGYVGRLKNNLQKEYKQSTSISNLAVSGAKTSDLLHDLKKKNIQETLSTANIVVLSIGSNDLFPGANQMNEQFLKTYRPDEKTFQNNLNSIFKIIHQQNPNASIYAFGYYNPFHNVQGLDASSSFVYRWNNLLELATLQVKNAYVIPTFDLFYNEEDQYLYTDHFHPNKDGYIEMANRLTSKIGSQLRGESNE, from the coding sequence TTGAAATACAATAAATTTGTTCGATTCATTATGTTCATTTCATTACTATGTTTCTTTTTATTAGCTTACGGCTTTGCAAAAGGTGCTTATACTGTTCTAAATCCGCAAAAAGGCAAACTAATTGCAAGCAATAATACACAAAAAAAGAAAGATGATGATAACGTACATAAAAGCGATCAACTAAAAATCGTTGCATTAGGTGACTCACTTACTCGAGGAGTTGGTGACGATGAAGGGACGGGCTATGTAGGGAGATTAAAAAACAATCTTCAAAAAGAGTACAAACAGTCCACGTCTATATCGAATTTAGCTGTTAGTGGTGCAAAAACATCAGATTTACTTCATGATTTAAAGAAAAAAAATATTCAAGAAACACTAAGCACTGCAAATATTGTCGTTCTTTCCATTGGTAGCAATGATTTATTTCCAGGTGCGAATCAAATGAATGAACAATTTTTAAAAACATATCGACCTGATGAAAAAACATTTCAAAATAATTTAAATTCCATTTTTAAAATAATACATCAACAAAATCCAAATGCGTCTATTTATGCTTTTGGCTATTATAATCCGTTTCATAATGTTCAAGGTCTCGATGCATCTTCAAGCTTCGTTTATAGATGGAATAATCTACTTGAATTAGCAACTCTACAAGTTAAGAATGCTTACGTAATTCCAACATTTGATTTATTTTATAACGAAGAAGATCAATATTTATACACTGACCATTTTCATCCAAACAAAGACGGTTATATAGAAATGGCAAATCGTTTAACTAGTAAAATCGGAAGTCAGCTTCGAGGTGAGTCGAATGAATAA
- a CDS encoding ABC transporter ATP-binding protein, translated as MNKVLKLEGVSKSIKGKVLVDQISFEVYEGEVFGFLGPNGAGKTTTIRMLVGLIAPSKGTIEIAGFPVNTHFKEAMKQIGCIVENPELYGYLTGWENLNQFARMLGIKDDKKIIEVVNLVKLSERIHEKVKTYSLGMKQRLGIAQALLGRPKLLILDEPTNGLDPAGIRELREFIHLLVKEQNISVFISSHLLSEIEMICDRVGIINKGKMVRVSTVKDLVKEAAERVEWRVSPTQKAIDLLKKDSTIQDINVKDDLILCRMSPLKINEIIQCFVTEDIQVNGVKTMSDTLEDLFMEMTGGEVRG; from the coding sequence ATGAATAAAGTACTTAAATTAGAAGGAGTTTCAAAAAGCATTAAAGGTAAAGTACTAGTTGACCAAATTTCATTTGAAGTTTACGAAGGTGAGGTATTTGGTTTTCTTGGTCCAAATGGAGCTGGTAAAACAACAACTATTCGTATGTTAGTCGGTCTAATAGCACCATCAAAAGGTACGATTGAAATTGCTGGATTTCCCGTTAATACGCACTTCAAAGAAGCAATGAAACAAATTGGATGTATTGTAGAAAATCCCGAATTATATGGCTATTTAACTGGATGGGAAAACTTAAATCAATTTGCGAGAATGTTAGGAATTAAAGATGATAAAAAGATCATCGAAGTCGTAAATCTCGTGAAACTGAGCGAAAGAATTCACGAAAAAGTAAAGACGTATTCATTAGGAATGAAACAAAGGCTCGGTATTGCCCAAGCCTTACTTGGAAGACCAAAACTTCTTATACTAGATGAACCGACAAATGGTTTAGATCCGGCTGGTATTCGTGAATTGCGCGAATTTATTCATCTGCTAGTCAAAGAGCAAAATATAAGCGTATTTATTTCAAGTCATTTATTGAGTGAAATTGAAATGATCTGTGATCGAGTAGGAATTATTAATAAAGGAAAAATGGTAAGAGTCTCTACTGTAAAAGATTTAGTAAAAGAAGCGGCTGAACGTGTTGAATGGCGAGTCTCTCCAACACAAAAAGCAATAGATTTATTAAAAAAGGATTCTACAATTCAAGATATAAACGTAAAAGATGACCTCATTCTTTGCCGAATGTCACCTTTAAAAATTAACGAGATTATTCAATGTTTCGTAACTGAAGACATTCAGGTTAACGGCGTTAAAACGATGTCTGATACATTAGAGGATTTATTTATGGAAATGACAGGAGGCGAAGTTCGTGGCTGA